From one Triticum aestivum cultivar Chinese Spring chromosome 4B, IWGSC CS RefSeq v2.1, whole genome shotgun sequence genomic stretch:
- the LOC123095068 gene encoding transcription factor MYBS1-like has translation MHVDPPPPANSHPPAPEPSGWTRQQDKLLELLLLRMEYPQWDRIAVHLGDKTPDEARRRYESVAAELRRVLEAPRVETPPEWDLQQPAGHALTVGHGERTGGKEDAGAPADGEAASAGAGAGVGEGTGAPARSAGGDMLGVGGTRKRGRKAKDSAQEKNRAVPWTPDEHRLFLAGIKEHGVGKWQKLAREFVPTRNASQIASHYQKYSIRQQKLRRNECKRPSIHDINDDDTLSPAGKQSAAAVGEAGGGC, from the exons ATGCACGTCGACCCGCCACCACCAGCTAACTCGCACCCGCCGGCGCCCGAGCCGTCCGGCTGGACGCGACAGCAGGACAAACTGCTGGAGCTGCTGCTCCTTCGCATGGAGTACCCGCAATGGGATCGCATCGCCGTGCACCTCGGCGACAAGACTCCGGACGAGGCGCGCCGGCGGTACGAGTCCGTGGCTGCCGAGCTGCGGCGCGTGCTTGAGGCGCCACGGGTGGAGACGCCGCCCGAGTGGGATTTGCAGCAGCCTGCTGGCCATGCGCTGACCGTCGGCCATGGTGAGCGGACCGGTGGAAAGGAGGATGCTGGCGCACCGGCAGATGGCGAGGCGGCGTCGGCAGGGGCCGGGGCTGGGGTTGGAGAGGGCACCGGCGCACCGGCGCGCTCGGCTGGCGGCGATATGCTGGGAGTGGGAGGGACGCGGAAACGTGGAAGGAAAGCGAAGGACTCTGCTCAGGAGAAAAACAGGGCCGTGCCATGGACCCCAGACGAGCACAG GCTGTTCTTGGCGGGGATCAAAGAACACGGCGTAGGCAAGTGGCAGAAGCTGGCCCGGGAGTTCGTGCCGACGAGGAACGCGTCCCAGATCGCGAGCCACTACCAAAAGTACAGCATCAGGCAGCAGAAGCTACGCCGCAACGAGTGCAAGCGGCCGAGCATCCATGACATCAACGACGATGACACACTGAGCCCTGCCGGCAAGCAGTCAGCTGCAGCTGTAGGCGAAGCTGGAGGTGGATGCTGA
- the LOC123092987 gene encoding protein transport protein Sec61 subunit alpha produces the protein MAGGFRVLHLVRPFLGFLPEVQSADRRIPFREKLIYTVISLFIFLVCSQLPLYGIHSTTGADPFYWLRAILASNRGTVMELGITPIVTSGMVMQLLVGSKIIEVDNSVREDRALLNGAQKLLGILIAIGEAVAYVLSGMYGSVSQLGTGNAILIILQLFFAGIIVICLDELLQKGYGLGSGISLFIATNICENIIWKAFSPTTINSGRGAEFEGAVIGLFHLLITRTDKVRALREAFYRQNLPNVTNLLATVLVFLIVIYFQGFRVVLPVRSRNARGQQGSYPIKLFYTSNMPIILHSALITNLYFISQLLYKKFSGNFLVNLLGIWKESEYSGHSIPVGGLAYYVTAPSSLADVVANPFHALFYVVFMLSACALFSKTWIEVSGSSARDVARQLKEQQMVMPGHRESNLERELNRYIPTAAAFGGVCIGALTVLADFMGAIGSGTGILLAVTIIYQYFETFEKERATELGFFGF, from the exons ATGGCTGGCGGTTTTAGAGTGCTGCATCTTGTCAGGCCCTTTCTGGGTTTCTTACCGGAAGTACAGAGTGCTGATAGGAGAATTCCTTTCAGAGAAAAACTCATCTACACTGTTATTTCCCTCTTCATTTTCCTAGTGTGCAGCCAGCTCCCGCTCTATGGCATCCATTCAACTACTGGAGCTGACCCTTTCTACTGGTTGCGTGCTATTCTTGCATCAAACCGTGGTACTGTTATGGAGCTGGGTATCACTCCAATTGTGACATCTGGAATGGTGATGCAACTTCTGGTAGGATCAAAGATCATTGAAGTTGACAACAGTGTGAGAGAGGATCGTGCACTTCT GAATGGTGCACAAAAGTTGCTTGGTATCCTGATTGCTATTGGAGAAGCTGTGGCATATGTCTTGTCTGGAATGTATGGCAGTGTAAGCCAACTAGGAACAGGGAATGCTATTCTCATTATACTTCAGCTTTTCTTTGCTGGCATCATTGTCATCTGTCTGGATGAACTTCTCCAGAAAGGATATGGTTTGGGTTCTGGCATCTCTCTATTCATCGCTACCAACATCTG TGAGAATATCATCTGGAAGGCGTTTAGCCCCACAACCATCAACAGCGGACGTGGTGCTGAATTTGAAGGGGCTGTCATTGGATTGTTCCATCTGTTGATTACCAGAACTGACAAAGTCCGTGCCCTACGGGAGGCTTTCTACCGCCAGAATCTTCCAAACGTGACCAACTTACTTGCTACTGTCCTGGTCTTCCTCATTGTTATCTATTTCCAAGGCTTCCGTGTTGTGCTTCCAGTGAGATCAAGGAATGCCCGTGGGCAGCAGGGTTCATATCCAATTAAACTGTTTTACACATCAAATATGCCCATCATTCTGCACTCTGCACTGATTACCAACCTCTACTTTATATCTCAG CTTCTTTACaagaagttcagtggcaacttctTGGTTAACCTTCTCGGTATATGGAAGGAATCTGAGTATTCAGGCCATTCTATCCCCGTTGGTGGTCTTGCATACTATGTAACTGCCCCATCAAG TTTGGCTGATGTTGTCGCAAATCCATTCCATGCGCTGTTCTATGTGGTCTTCATGCTGTCAGCTTGCGCTCTCTTCTCAAAGACATGGATTGAAGTTTCGGGTTCGTCAGCGAGGGATGTTGCTAGGCAGCTCAAG GAACAACAAATGGTGATGCCAGGCCATCGCGAGTCAAACTTGGAGAGGGAGTTGAACAGATACATCCCCACTGCTGCTGCATTTGGAGGAGTCTGCATTGGCGCGCTGACTGTCCTAGCTGATTTCATGGGTGCAATCGGTTCAGGAACCGGTATACTGCTCGCTGTCACCATCATATACCAATACTTCGAGACGTTCGAGAAGGAAAGGGCGACCGAGCTTGGTTTCTTCGGCTTCTGA